A window from Heliangelus exortis chromosome 17, bHelExo1.hap1, whole genome shotgun sequence encodes these proteins:
- the IGFALS gene encoding insulin-like growth factor-binding protein complex acid labile subunit isoform X1 — protein MSAGKAGVTLLLPLALLLATASQPPGWDNPKDQGDPDLPHCPSPCACSLDDYNDELNVFCSTRNLTHLPEDIPPSAKALWLDGNNFTLLPAAAFRNLSALDFLDLQSSQLAAVEQHTFHGLRSLYHLHLERNRLKHLAPHTFLHTQNLVSLSLNNNYFSKVEEGLFAGLSNLWYLNLGWNSLVVLPDKVFHDLPNLRELILAGNKLAYLQHQLFCSLTELKELDLSGNALKGIKINIFIKLQKLQKLYLNHNQINAIAPRAFMGMKSLRWLDLSHNRLTSLFEDTFLGLLSLHVLRLSTNSITSLRPRTFKDLQFLEELQLGHNRIRSLAEKTFDGLGQLEVLSLNNNQLQDIRAGAFLGLYNVAVMHLSVNCIKVFPDYVFKGITKLHSLHLEHSCLIRIQANTFFGLSSLRRLFLQHNAISLIEDQSFSELHELLELDLKHNRLSHLSPQLFVGLSNLEYLFLSSNQLLDISQDTFSSLQKLFWLDLSHNQLEMLDNAVISPLANLRYLSLKNNSLETFSVAFLCSSFTLEQLWLGGNNWHCNCSLKGLRDFSLQHPTVVPRFVQSVAEGDDAHVPVYTYNNLTCLHPPAMAGLDLRDTTEDSFAHC, from the exons ATGAGCGCAGGcaaag CAGGCGtcaccctcctgctccccctggccctgctgctggccactgCCTCCCAGCCCCCTGGATGGGACAATCCCAAGGACCAGGGGGATCCAGACCTCCCCCACTGCCCCAGCCCTTGTGCCTGCAGCTTGGATGACTACAACGATGAGCTCAACGTCTTCTGCAGCACCCGCAACCTGACGCACCTGCCTGAGGACATCCCCCCCAGTGCCAAAGCCCTCTGGCTGGATGGCAATAACTTcaccctgctgccagctgctgctttcaggaaCCTCTCAGCCCTGGATTTTCTggacctgcagagcagccagctgGCTGCTGTGGAGCAGCACACCTTCCACGGGCTGAGGAGCCTCTACCACCTCCACCTGGAACGCAACCGCCTCAAACATTTGGCTCCCCACACCTTCCTGCACACCCAGAACCTTGTCTCCCTCAGCCTCAACAACAACTACTTCAGCAAGGTGGAGGAAGGGCTCTTTGCTGGGCTCTCCAACCTCTGGTACCTGAACCTGGGCTGGAACTCTCTCGTGGTCCTGCCTGACAAGGTCTTCCATGACTTGCCCAACTTGAGGGAGTTGATCTTGGCTGGGAACAAGCTTGCCTacctccagcaccagctcttctgcagccttactgagctgaaggagctggatCTGAGCGGGAACGCTCTCAAAGGCATCAAGATCAACATCTTCATCAAGCTGCAAAAGCTCCAAAAGCTGTACCTGAACCACAACCAGATCAACGCCATTGCTCCCCGAGCTTTCATGGGCATGAAGTCCCTGCGGTGGCTGGATCTCTCCCACAACCGGCTCACCTCGCTTTTTGAGGACACATTTCTGGGCCTCCTGAGCCTGCATGTCCTCCGGCTGTCTACTAACTCCATCACCAGCCTGAGGCCCAGGACTTTCAAAGACCTCCAGTTCcttgaggagctgcagctggggcaCAACAGGATACGGAGCCTGGCAGAAAAGACCTTTGATGGGCTGGGCCAGCTGGAGGTCCTCAGCCTCAACAACAACCAGCTACAAGACATCAGAGCTGGGGCATTCCTGGGGCTATACAATGTGGCAGTGATGCACTTGTCTGTGAACTGCATCAAGGTCTTCCCTGACTACGTCTTCAAGGGGATCACCAAGTTGCACAGCCTCCACCTGGAGCACAGCTGCCTCATCAGGATCCAGGCTAACACCTTCTTCGGGCTCTCCAGCCTGCGGAGGCTCTTCTTGCAGCACAATGCCATCTCCCTCATCGAGGACCAAAGCTTCAGCGAACTGCATGAGCTCCTGGAGCTCGACCTGAAGCACAACAGGCTAAGCCACCTCTCACCCCAGCTCTTTGTGGGTCTAAGCAACCTGGAGtacctcttcctctcctccaacCAGCTCCTGGACATCTCCCAGGACACCTTCAGCTCTCTCCAGAAACTCTTCTGGCTTGACCTCTCCCATAAccagctggagatgctggaCAATGCCGTCATCTCCCCCCTGGCCAACCTGCGGTACCTCAGCCTGAAGAACAACTCACTGGAGACCTTCTCAGTGGCCTTCCTGTGCTCCTCCTTCAccctggagcagctgtggctAGGGGGCAACAATTGGCATTGCAACTGCTCCCTGAAGGGCCTGCGGGAtttctccctgcagcaccccacGGTGGTCCCACGCTTTGTGCAGTCTGTGGCCGAGGGGGACGATGCCCATGTCCCCGTCTACACCTACAACAACCTCACTTGCCTCCACCCCCCAGCCATGGCAGGCCTGGACCTCCGGGACACCACCGAGGACAGCTTTGCCCACTGCTGA
- the IGFALS gene encoding insulin-like growth factor-binding protein complex acid labile subunit isoform X2: MSAGKGVTLLLPLALLLATASQPPGWDNPKDQGDPDLPHCPSPCACSLDDYNDELNVFCSTRNLTHLPEDIPPSAKALWLDGNNFTLLPAAAFRNLSALDFLDLQSSQLAAVEQHTFHGLRSLYHLHLERNRLKHLAPHTFLHTQNLVSLSLNNNYFSKVEEGLFAGLSNLWYLNLGWNSLVVLPDKVFHDLPNLRELILAGNKLAYLQHQLFCSLTELKELDLSGNALKGIKINIFIKLQKLQKLYLNHNQINAIAPRAFMGMKSLRWLDLSHNRLTSLFEDTFLGLLSLHVLRLSTNSITSLRPRTFKDLQFLEELQLGHNRIRSLAEKTFDGLGQLEVLSLNNNQLQDIRAGAFLGLYNVAVMHLSVNCIKVFPDYVFKGITKLHSLHLEHSCLIRIQANTFFGLSSLRRLFLQHNAISLIEDQSFSELHELLELDLKHNRLSHLSPQLFVGLSNLEYLFLSSNQLLDISQDTFSSLQKLFWLDLSHNQLEMLDNAVISPLANLRYLSLKNNSLETFSVAFLCSSFTLEQLWLGGNNWHCNCSLKGLRDFSLQHPTVVPRFVQSVAEGDDAHVPVYTYNNLTCLHPPAMAGLDLRDTTEDSFAHC; encoded by the exons ATGAGCGCAGGcaaag GCGtcaccctcctgctccccctggccctgctgctggccactgCCTCCCAGCCCCCTGGATGGGACAATCCCAAGGACCAGGGGGATCCAGACCTCCCCCACTGCCCCAGCCCTTGTGCCTGCAGCTTGGATGACTACAACGATGAGCTCAACGTCTTCTGCAGCACCCGCAACCTGACGCACCTGCCTGAGGACATCCCCCCCAGTGCCAAAGCCCTCTGGCTGGATGGCAATAACTTcaccctgctgccagctgctgctttcaggaaCCTCTCAGCCCTGGATTTTCTggacctgcagagcagccagctgGCTGCTGTGGAGCAGCACACCTTCCACGGGCTGAGGAGCCTCTACCACCTCCACCTGGAACGCAACCGCCTCAAACATTTGGCTCCCCACACCTTCCTGCACACCCAGAACCTTGTCTCCCTCAGCCTCAACAACAACTACTTCAGCAAGGTGGAGGAAGGGCTCTTTGCTGGGCTCTCCAACCTCTGGTACCTGAACCTGGGCTGGAACTCTCTCGTGGTCCTGCCTGACAAGGTCTTCCATGACTTGCCCAACTTGAGGGAGTTGATCTTGGCTGGGAACAAGCTTGCCTacctccagcaccagctcttctgcagccttactgagctgaaggagctggatCTGAGCGGGAACGCTCTCAAAGGCATCAAGATCAACATCTTCATCAAGCTGCAAAAGCTCCAAAAGCTGTACCTGAACCACAACCAGATCAACGCCATTGCTCCCCGAGCTTTCATGGGCATGAAGTCCCTGCGGTGGCTGGATCTCTCCCACAACCGGCTCACCTCGCTTTTTGAGGACACATTTCTGGGCCTCCTGAGCCTGCATGTCCTCCGGCTGTCTACTAACTCCATCACCAGCCTGAGGCCCAGGACTTTCAAAGACCTCCAGTTCcttgaggagctgcagctggggcaCAACAGGATACGGAGCCTGGCAGAAAAGACCTTTGATGGGCTGGGCCAGCTGGAGGTCCTCAGCCTCAACAACAACCAGCTACAAGACATCAGAGCTGGGGCATTCCTGGGGCTATACAATGTGGCAGTGATGCACTTGTCTGTGAACTGCATCAAGGTCTTCCCTGACTACGTCTTCAAGGGGATCACCAAGTTGCACAGCCTCCACCTGGAGCACAGCTGCCTCATCAGGATCCAGGCTAACACCTTCTTCGGGCTCTCCAGCCTGCGGAGGCTCTTCTTGCAGCACAATGCCATCTCCCTCATCGAGGACCAAAGCTTCAGCGAACTGCATGAGCTCCTGGAGCTCGACCTGAAGCACAACAGGCTAAGCCACCTCTCACCCCAGCTCTTTGTGGGTCTAAGCAACCTGGAGtacctcttcctctcctccaacCAGCTCCTGGACATCTCCCAGGACACCTTCAGCTCTCTCCAGAAACTCTTCTGGCTTGACCTCTCCCATAAccagctggagatgctggaCAATGCCGTCATCTCCCCCCTGGCCAACCTGCGGTACCTCAGCCTGAAGAACAACTCACTGGAGACCTTCTCAGTGGCCTTCCTGTGCTCCTCCTTCAccctggagcagctgtggctAGGGGGCAACAATTGGCATTGCAACTGCTCCCTGAAGGGCCTGCGGGAtttctccctgcagcaccccacGGTGGTCCCACGCTTTGTGCAGTCTGTGGCCGAGGGGGACGATGCCCATGTCCCCGTCTACACCTACAACAACCTCACTTGCCTCCACCCCCCAGCCATGGCAGGCCTGGACCTCCGGGACACCACCGAGGACAGCTTTGCCCACTGCTGA
- the NUBP2 gene encoding cytosolic Fe-S cluster assembly factor NUBP2 isoform X3 codes for MEEAAGERSNLAGVQHILLVLSGKGGVGKSTISTQLALALRHSGKKLIDCSDLIFGIGFEAKVGILDADLCGPSVPRMFRVQDSDVHQCNSGWVPVFVGQDKNISLMSIAFLLEKPDDAVVWRGPKKNALIKQFVADVAWGDLDFLIVDTPPGTSDEHISTVEALRPYKPLGAILVTTPQAVSVGDVRRELTFCKKTGLKVLGIVENMSGFVCPHCSECTNIFSKGGGEELAKHAGVPFLGCVPLDPQLSQSLEEGKDFIQEFPKSAAFPALAHIAQQVLDGTWQQSS; via the exons atggaggaggctgctgggg agAGAAGCAACCTGGCTGGGGTGCAGCACATTCTGCTGGTGCTCTCTGGGAAGGGTGGCGTGGGAAAGAGCACCATCTCCACCCAGCTGGCTCTGGCCCTGAGGCACTCTGGGAAGAAG CTGATTGACTGCAGTGATCTAATCTTTGGCATTGGTTTTGAAGCCAAG GTGGGGATCCTGGATGCGGACCTGTGTGGCCCCAGCGTACCCCGCATGTTCCGGGTGCAGGACAGCGACGTGCACCAGTGCAACAGCGGCTGGGTCCCTGTCTTTGTGGGACAGGACaagaacatctcccttatgtCCATAGCCTTCCTGCTGGAGAAGCCAGATGATGCCGTGGTGTGGAGGGGACCCAAGAAAAATG ctttGATCAAACAGTTTGTTGCTGATGTGGCTTGGGGTGACCTGGACTTCCTCATTGTGGACACACCACCAGGCACATCAGATGAGCACATCTCCACAGTGGAGGCCTTGAGGCCTTATAAGCCCCTTGGAGCAATCCTGGTCACAACACCTCAG GCCGTGTCTGTGGGAGATGTGAGGCGAGAGCTGACGTTCTGCAAGAAGACAGGCTTGAAGGTTCTGGGCATTGTGGAGAACATGAGTGGCTTTGTCTGCCCCCACTGCTCG gaGTGCACAAACATCTTCTCCAAAgggggaggtgaggagctggCCAAACACGCTGGAGTCCCTTTCTTAG gcTGTGTTCCCCTGGACCCCCAACTCAGCCAGAGCTTGGAAGAAGGCAAAGATTTCATCCAAGAGTTTCCCAAGAGTGCTGCCTTCCCGGCCTTGGCTCACATTGCCCAACAGGTCTTGGATGGGACatggcagcagagctcctga
- the NUBP2 gene encoding cytosolic Fe-S cluster assembly factor NUBP2 isoform X2 translates to MEEAAGERSNLAGVQHILLVLSGKGGVGKSTISTQLALALRHSGKKNVMGWEGSPTATARTRHPTGPACTPSTISRTASVARRMSVGILDADLCGPSVPRMFRVQDSDVHQCNSGWVPVFVGQDKNISLMSIAFLLEKPDDAVVWRGPKKNALIKQFVADVAWGDLDFLIVDTPPGTSDEHISTVEALRPYKPLGAILVTTPQAVSVGDVRRELTFCKKTGLKVLGIVENMSGFVCPHCSECTNIFSKGGGEELAKHAGVPFLGCVPLDPQLSQSLEEGKDFIQEFPKSAAFPALAHIAQQVLDGTWQQSS, encoded by the exons atggaggaggctgctgggg agAGAAGCAACCTGGCTGGGGTGCAGCACATTCTGCTGGTGCTCTCTGGGAAGGGTGGCGTGGGAAAGAGCACCATCTCCACCCAGCTGGCTCTGGCCCTGAGGCACTCTGGGAAGAAG aatgtcatGGGTTGGGAGGGATCTCCTACTGCAACTGCCAGAACCAGGCACCCTACTGGTCCAGCCTGCACGCCCTCCACCATCTCCAGGACTGCCAGTGTGGCGAGGAGGATGAGT GTGGGGATCCTGGATGCGGACCTGTGTGGCCCCAGCGTACCCCGCATGTTCCGGGTGCAGGACAGCGACGTGCACCAGTGCAACAGCGGCTGGGTCCCTGTCTTTGTGGGACAGGACaagaacatctcccttatgtCCATAGCCTTCCTGCTGGAGAAGCCAGATGATGCCGTGGTGTGGAGGGGACCCAAGAAAAATG ctttGATCAAACAGTTTGTTGCTGATGTGGCTTGGGGTGACCTGGACTTCCTCATTGTGGACACACCACCAGGCACATCAGATGAGCACATCTCCACAGTGGAGGCCTTGAGGCCTTATAAGCCCCTTGGAGCAATCCTGGTCACAACACCTCAG GCCGTGTCTGTGGGAGATGTGAGGCGAGAGCTGACGTTCTGCAAGAAGACAGGCTTGAAGGTTCTGGGCATTGTGGAGAACATGAGTGGCTTTGTCTGCCCCCACTGCTCG gaGTGCACAAACATCTTCTCCAAAgggggaggtgaggagctggCCAAACACGCTGGAGTCCCTTTCTTAG gcTGTGTTCCCCTGGACCCCCAACTCAGCCAGAGCTTGGAAGAAGGCAAAGATTTCATCCAAGAGTTTCCCAAGAGTGCTGCCTTCCCGGCCTTGGCTCACATTGCCCAACAGGTCTTGGATGGGACatggcagcagagctcctga
- the NUBP2 gene encoding cytosolic Fe-S cluster assembly factor NUBP2 isoform X6, with protein MFRVQDSDVHQCNSGWVPVFVGQDKNISLMSIAFLLEKPDDAVVWRGPKKNALIKQFVADVAWGDLDFLIVDTPPGTSDEHISTVEALRPYKPLGAILVTTPQAVSVGDVRRELTFCKKTGLKVLGIVENMSGFVCPHCSECTNIFSKGGGEELAKHAGVPFLGCVPLDPQLSQSLEEGKDFIQEFPKSAAFPALAHIAQQVLDGTWQQSS; from the exons ATGTTCCGGGTGCAGGACAGCGACGTGCACCAGTGCAACAGCGGCTGGGTCCCTGTCTTTGTGGGACAGGACaagaacatctcccttatgtCCATAGCCTTCCTGCTGGAGAAGCCAGATGATGCCGTGGTGTGGAGGGGACCCAAGAAAAATG ctttGATCAAACAGTTTGTTGCTGATGTGGCTTGGGGTGACCTGGACTTCCTCATTGTGGACACACCACCAGGCACATCAGATGAGCACATCTCCACAGTGGAGGCCTTGAGGCCTTATAAGCCCCTTGGAGCAATCCTGGTCACAACACCTCAG GCCGTGTCTGTGGGAGATGTGAGGCGAGAGCTGACGTTCTGCAAGAAGACAGGCTTGAAGGTTCTGGGCATTGTGGAGAACATGAGTGGCTTTGTCTGCCCCCACTGCTCG gaGTGCACAAACATCTTCTCCAAAgggggaggtgaggagctggCCAAACACGCTGGAGTCCCTTTCTTAG gcTGTGTTCCCCTGGACCCCCAACTCAGCCAGAGCTTGGAAGAAGGCAAAGATTTCATCCAAGAGTTTCCCAAGAGTGCTGCCTTCCCGGCCTTGGCTCACATTGCCCAACAGGTCTTGGATGGGACatggcagcagagctcctga
- the NUBP2 gene encoding cytosolic Fe-S cluster assembly factor NUBP2 isoform X1 produces the protein MEEAAGERSNLAGVQHILLVLSGKGGVGKSTISTQLALALRHSGKKNVMGWEGSPTATARTRHPTGPACTPSTISRTASVARRMSLIDCSDLIFGIGFEAKVGILDADLCGPSVPRMFRVQDSDVHQCNSGWVPVFVGQDKNISLMSIAFLLEKPDDAVVWRGPKKNALIKQFVADVAWGDLDFLIVDTPPGTSDEHISTVEALRPYKPLGAILVTTPQAVSVGDVRRELTFCKKTGLKVLGIVENMSGFVCPHCSECTNIFSKGGGEELAKHAGVPFLGCVPLDPQLSQSLEEGKDFIQEFPKSAAFPALAHIAQQVLDGTWQQSS, from the exons atggaggaggctgctgggg agAGAAGCAACCTGGCTGGGGTGCAGCACATTCTGCTGGTGCTCTCTGGGAAGGGTGGCGTGGGAAAGAGCACCATCTCCACCCAGCTGGCTCTGGCCCTGAGGCACTCTGGGAAGAAG aatgtcatGGGTTGGGAGGGATCTCCTACTGCAACTGCCAGAACCAGGCACCCTACTGGTCCAGCCTGCACGCCCTCCACCATCTCCAGGACTGCCAGTGTGGCGAGGAGGATGAGT CTGATTGACTGCAGTGATCTAATCTTTGGCATTGGTTTTGAAGCCAAG GTGGGGATCCTGGATGCGGACCTGTGTGGCCCCAGCGTACCCCGCATGTTCCGGGTGCAGGACAGCGACGTGCACCAGTGCAACAGCGGCTGGGTCCCTGTCTTTGTGGGACAGGACaagaacatctcccttatgtCCATAGCCTTCCTGCTGGAGAAGCCAGATGATGCCGTGGTGTGGAGGGGACCCAAGAAAAATG ctttGATCAAACAGTTTGTTGCTGATGTGGCTTGGGGTGACCTGGACTTCCTCATTGTGGACACACCACCAGGCACATCAGATGAGCACATCTCCACAGTGGAGGCCTTGAGGCCTTATAAGCCCCTTGGAGCAATCCTGGTCACAACACCTCAG GCCGTGTCTGTGGGAGATGTGAGGCGAGAGCTGACGTTCTGCAAGAAGACAGGCTTGAAGGTTCTGGGCATTGTGGAGAACATGAGTGGCTTTGTCTGCCCCCACTGCTCG gaGTGCACAAACATCTTCTCCAAAgggggaggtgaggagctggCCAAACACGCTGGAGTCCCTTTCTTAG gcTGTGTTCCCCTGGACCCCCAACTCAGCCAGAGCTTGGAAGAAGGCAAAGATTTCATCCAAGAGTTTCCCAAGAGTGCTGCCTTCCCGGCCTTGGCTCACATTGCCCAACAGGTCTTGGATGGGACatggcagcagagctcctga
- the NUBP2 gene encoding cytosolic Fe-S cluster assembly factor NUBP2 isoform X4: protein MEEAAGERSNLAGVQHILLVLSGKGGVGKSTISTQLALALRHSGKKVGILDADLCGPSVPRMFRVQDSDVHQCNSGWVPVFVGQDKNISLMSIAFLLEKPDDAVVWRGPKKNALIKQFVADVAWGDLDFLIVDTPPGTSDEHISTVEALRPYKPLGAILVTTPQAVSVGDVRRELTFCKKTGLKVLGIVENMSGFVCPHCSECTNIFSKGGGEELAKHAGVPFLGCVPLDPQLSQSLEEGKDFIQEFPKSAAFPALAHIAQQVLDGTWQQSS from the exons atggaggaggctgctgggg agAGAAGCAACCTGGCTGGGGTGCAGCACATTCTGCTGGTGCTCTCTGGGAAGGGTGGCGTGGGAAAGAGCACCATCTCCACCCAGCTGGCTCTGGCCCTGAGGCACTCTGGGAAGAAG GTGGGGATCCTGGATGCGGACCTGTGTGGCCCCAGCGTACCCCGCATGTTCCGGGTGCAGGACAGCGACGTGCACCAGTGCAACAGCGGCTGGGTCCCTGTCTTTGTGGGACAGGACaagaacatctcccttatgtCCATAGCCTTCCTGCTGGAGAAGCCAGATGATGCCGTGGTGTGGAGGGGACCCAAGAAAAATG ctttGATCAAACAGTTTGTTGCTGATGTGGCTTGGGGTGACCTGGACTTCCTCATTGTGGACACACCACCAGGCACATCAGATGAGCACATCTCCACAGTGGAGGCCTTGAGGCCTTATAAGCCCCTTGGAGCAATCCTGGTCACAACACCTCAG GCCGTGTCTGTGGGAGATGTGAGGCGAGAGCTGACGTTCTGCAAGAAGACAGGCTTGAAGGTTCTGGGCATTGTGGAGAACATGAGTGGCTTTGTCTGCCCCCACTGCTCG gaGTGCACAAACATCTTCTCCAAAgggggaggtgaggagctggCCAAACACGCTGGAGTCCCTTTCTTAG gcTGTGTTCCCCTGGACCCCCAACTCAGCCAGAGCTTGGAAGAAGGCAAAGATTTCATCCAAGAGTTTCCCAAGAGTGCTGCCTTCCCGGCCTTGGCTCACATTGCCCAACAGGTCTTGGATGGGACatggcagcagagctcctga
- the NUBP2 gene encoding cytosolic Fe-S cluster assembly factor NUBP2 isoform X5, with the protein MDGVTTGEKGIVWAWGRLDSLKVGILDADLCGPSVPRMFRVQDSDVHQCNSGWVPVFVGQDKNISLMSIAFLLEKPDDAVVWRGPKKNALIKQFVADVAWGDLDFLIVDTPPGTSDEHISTVEALRPYKPLGAILVTTPQAVSVGDVRRELTFCKKTGLKVLGIVENMSGFVCPHCSECTNIFSKGGGEELAKHAGVPFLGCVPLDPQLSQSLEEGKDFIQEFPKSAAFPALAHIAQQVLDGTWQQSS; encoded by the exons ATGGATGGTGTTACAACAGGGGAAAAGGGAATTGTATGGGCATGGGGCAGGCTGGATTCCCTCAAG GTGGGGATCCTGGATGCGGACCTGTGTGGCCCCAGCGTACCCCGCATGTTCCGGGTGCAGGACAGCGACGTGCACCAGTGCAACAGCGGCTGGGTCCCTGTCTTTGTGGGACAGGACaagaacatctcccttatgtCCATAGCCTTCCTGCTGGAGAAGCCAGATGATGCCGTGGTGTGGAGGGGACCCAAGAAAAATG ctttGATCAAACAGTTTGTTGCTGATGTGGCTTGGGGTGACCTGGACTTCCTCATTGTGGACACACCACCAGGCACATCAGATGAGCACATCTCCACAGTGGAGGCCTTGAGGCCTTATAAGCCCCTTGGAGCAATCCTGGTCACAACACCTCAG GCCGTGTCTGTGGGAGATGTGAGGCGAGAGCTGACGTTCTGCAAGAAGACAGGCTTGAAGGTTCTGGGCATTGTGGAGAACATGAGTGGCTTTGTCTGCCCCCACTGCTCG gaGTGCACAAACATCTTCTCCAAAgggggaggtgaggagctggCCAAACACGCTGGAGTCCCTTTCTTAG gcTGTGTTCCCCTGGACCCCCAACTCAGCCAGAGCTTGGAAGAAGGCAAAGATTTCATCCAAGAGTTTCCCAAGAGTGCTGCCTTCCCGGCCTTGGCTCACATTGCCCAACAGGTCTTGGATGGGACatggcagcagagctcctga